The Stieleria maiorica genome includes the window GAGTGGTTGAAGTGTGCGACGAAGCCGTTGTTGGTCGCCATGAATTGTGTGACGACCAGCGTGGGGGTCACTTGGAAATTTCCAAAATCGATCCCACCGACAACCTCCTCGTCTCCCACGTGCACCAAATGCGATTGATCACTGGCGGTGCTGGTGAAGGTGAACTGATCGATCACGCCGCCGCCAAAAACGATACGCGAAATCGGCGCGCCCGGATCCAATGTGACAAAGTTGGCGGGGTCCGCGTTGGTGGTCGCAAGTTGACTGGTGACCTGGCCCAAAACGGCCCCATCGATCCCGTACGCCGTCGCCGTCGCTGCGGTGGTCCCGGCATGGACGAAGAAAAACCGTGCCGAATCGATCAACCGATCAAACTGCACACTCGCCTCTTCGGAGGTGACTTCGTATGCGAACAGCCCCGAGGCGTTCAGCTCCGGTACGCCCGAATTCAGGATCGTTCCCCCAGAGAATTCGGCGCCGGCGAGTTGGAAGTCGGAAACGCCGGGCAGCGTGACGCCGGACTCGGGTCCGATCCCGTCGAACCCGATGGTCGTCGCAACGGCGTCGACGACCGGAAAGGTTTGCTCGTATCCGGTCGGGACGACTTCTCGAACGACATGGCTGCCTTCGATCAGGTCGATGATCCGGTAGTTGCCGGTTTCGTCGACGTCGGTGGTATTCGGATCATCGGCCGCCGAAATCGAGAATGGTTCACCGGGGTCATGCTGCCCGTCGTTGTTGATGTCGACGTACATCCGGACGCCACCGAGCCCGGGTTCACCGGCATCGCGCCGACCGTTGTTGTTCAGGTCGTTGAACTTGGTCCCGGTGATTTCACCGAATCCGGCCCGAGGCGCGGGCAGCGCCGGCAGGTAAACCGCAAGCGGGCGATCGGCGTCGTCGATCTGGTGCATGATCTTGGCGTCGATCTGCTGCGGCGTCGTCGTGCCCCAGTAGTTATAACGCAGGTCGACTTCACCGTTCGGATCCCCGACCAGCACGATGCCGGTGTTGTTGGACAGCAAGTTGCTGAAATCGTTGATGCGAATATTTGTCCGAGCCGAACCGTCGATTTGGATCGGAGTGTCAACCTCATTACGGTCAAGCGTGATGGAGCCCGCCGGATCAACCTCGATCTGATCCCAAGCAAGTCGTGACTTTTCGGCGTGAAAGTTGCCACGGACGAAAATCCGCACCTTGTCCGAAGCATTCCCGGTGTTCACACGCGTGAAATCTGTGTTGACGACATCCAGCGACCCCGTTGCACCGACCGAAATGCCCGAGGTCTGCACGCCATATCCATCCTCGATCAACAGCGACGCCGCATGATCAAAACGTAGCGTGCCGTCGACGTTGAATTGCTGATTCTCCTTCAGCAGCGTCCGCACCCCTTCATTGATCGAAAGCAAGGCGTCTTCCCGGATGGTGAATCCGCTCGGAAAGATATAGCGAAGGTCTGCAGCCGTCGCGGTGCCGATTTGATTCAGATTCAACGATTCTCCGACAGGCAAAGAACCGTCCAAAATAGCGACATCTTCGAAACGCAAGTTGTCCGATAGGTGTGAGGCGACTTGCAGATGTCGATACGGCAGCGAGATCGGTTGCAGGAACTCGTTGCGGAGCACCCATGGATTTGAACCACCGCTGATAAGACTTCCATCGGCGAGATCGATGGAATCCCAATCGAATAGCGAATCGCTCGCTTTGAACGCACCACCGGCAGCAACGTTGATGCGAATATAGTCCTGCAAGTTCCCCGTGTTGACGCGTCCGAAGTCGGTGTTGATGACATCCAGAGTGCCTGTACCGCTGACGGAGATCCCGGCCTCGCCTCCGCCATAGCCGTCTTCGACCACTAACCGCGCCGCATTGTCGAACTTCAACGTCCCGTCGACTGAAAAAAGTTGATCCTCTCGCAACAGCACCGACACATCTTGGTTGATCGAAAGCATCGCGTTTGTCTGCACCTCGAAACCGGAGGGGAACACGTACCTCAAGTCGACCGTCGTCGCGGTGCCGATTTGATTCAGGTTCAGCGCTTCACCGCTCGGCAGCGTTCCGCCAAGGATCTCGATGTCTTCAAAACGCAGGTTACCCGACAATCGCGATGCATCTTGCAGGTGTTGATAGGGCACCGAGATCGTCTGGACGAATTCGTTCCCGACCACCCACGGAGTCGCGCCGTCATTGATGACGCTGCCCGCGGCCAAGTTGATCGCGTCCCAATCGAATTGTGAATCGGATGCTTTGAACCTGCCTCCGGCGTCCACATTGACACGTACGATATCCTGCAGATTTCCGCTATTGATTCGGGCGAAATCGGTATTGATGACGTCGAGCGTCCCCGTCCCACTGACCGAGATTCCGGACGCGTTTCCGCTGAAACCGTCTTCGACCACAAACGGCGCCGCATTGTCGAACTTCAGCGTCCCGTCGACTGAAAACAGCTGATCCTCTCGCAGCAACACCGACACATCTTGGTTGATCGAAAGCGTCGCGTTTGTCTGCACCTCGAAACCGGAGGGGAACACGTACCTCAAGTCGACCGTCGTCGCGGTGCCGATTTGATTCAGGTTCAGCGATTCACCGCTCGGCAGCGTTCCGCCAAGGATCTCGATGTCTTCAAAACGCAGGTTGGCGTTCAAATGTGATGGATCTTGCAAATGCGTGTGGGGGACACGAATCGTCTGATTGAATTCATTGCCTTGGACCCAGGTAGCGGTCGCGTCAGCGATCAAGCTGCCGTCTTCTAGCGTGATCGCGTCCCAATCGAATCGGGAATCGGCCGCCATGAACTTGCCACCGGCCAGAACTGCGATCCGCGTTCGATCAAACCCATTGCTGACTGTCCGACGCGTGAAGTCGGTGTCGTTGATGTCCAGCGTCCCCGAGCCGTTGACGACGATTCCCGAATTCTGCCCCCCACTTCCGTCGGTGATCTCGACGCCGGCGGAGTGGTTGAACGTCAGCATGCCGTCAACACTGATGTTGACGTCGTCATGAATGATGACCGGAACATTCGCGCCGACCTCGAATTTCACGCCGGACGCGATCACGGTGTCAGCGGTAAAGGTCACCGGATCCGCCGGGTCGGTGAGCGTCATGTCCGTCGTGATCAGGCCCGAAAAGGCAGCCAAGACTCGACGATCCTCTAACGACTCAAACCGCGGTCGCTTGGTCATTCGATTCAGTCGACGGCGAAGCGAGGTGCGTTGGCGTCGTGTTCGGAATACGTTTCGGCGTTTCATGGCGTGCTTCTCGAATCGGTCGGGTGAATCAATGGCGATGCAAATCGGATCGGTGACGTTCCGGGTCAATCAGTCAATCGCGACAGCCATCGCTTTGTGACAGAGAATTCGGAGGATCTTTGAAAAAAAGACAAAACTTTCGTTTTCGCCCTCACGGCCGCCAGTCTTCGTTGCGGGCGTCAAATGGACGCCAATAGCGAACGGCATCAAATTGCGAATGGCCGGACCCGTGATTGCCTAACGCGACCGTACAGGGAGTCAGGTCATAGTCCAGCGTGATCGGGTCGCTGATCGATGAACCGTTCCAGAACACCTGGACCGAGCGGCGATCGACGGCAAGCCCCAGACGGTTCACGTGACGAATCGTGTCGGTCGCAACGGTCGTTAATAAACGCTCGGCGACTTGTGGCGTGAATTGAAACAGACTTTGTCCGAACCGAATCTGTCCGTCGCTGCGGACCACAATCCGGATGCCACGTCGAAGGGAGACGTTGGTCAAGTTCACCATCCAGCTTGTTTCTTGGTTGGCGGCGCGGCCGGTGACCTCTAGCAGCCCCCGACGCATTCCGATCACGTTCCAGGCTTTCGAGCCACCACCGGATTTGATGTTCAGCTGGCCGTCGGCATGCCAGCGGACAGGTTCGGGTTCCCGCGAGCGGAACGCGTTGTCATAGTCCTTGACCGCCGTCGGCGTCTCCTTTGAAACGCTGTCAAAGGCCGTGTCAAAGGACTTCAGCGGTTCGTTCATCGTGGAGACCGCGTCGGCCGGTCGGCTAAAACCCGGTGGCGGCGTCCCTGCGGCGATCACACGTCCGCGGTGGATCTGACCGTCGAACCCATTTCCCGTCGCATCGATTGCCGTCTCGTGCGACCGATCATCGAAATGATAAAGCAGGATCGTCTCTGAGTCCTTGCGATGTCGTCTCGGAGGTTGAAAGTCTTGGCGGTACCGCACCGTCTTCGAGAATCGGATTTCGTCGAACAGCGCCCGAAGGTGACGCGAGACGCCGGTCGCGGTGGTGGGATCGGCCGCGATGATGAAATCCTTCTCTCCGGCGGCAAACGGCTCGGACGACGTTTTCCGATACTGAAGCTTTCCATCGACGAACAACGCAAGTGTCGATGAATCGTAGGTGAACGCGACGTGTGTCCAGCGATCGGTCGCCGCCACGGTGTCCGCGATCACGTCGCCGCAGCCGGCGGCCCCGCATTGAAAGAATCCACGCTCCATCAACAACAGATTGATCCCGCGTCCGTCGTTTTGCGAGATCACGCCCGGCCGGTGATCGGACGGGTTGGTCGTGAGCGATGGCAATCGCAACCAAGTTTCGATCGTGATCGGGTGTGTCCCGTCGTAACGAAACTTTGGAATCCGGACATGCGAGGAGACACCGTCACAGTACAGGACGTGGTTCTGATCGGCTTCGGGTCCAGAGGGCGATCGAGGAGCATCGGCGACAAAGGGACGTTGGGTTTTCGTGATCTCCCACATCTTTACCAAGCCGCGATCACCACAGGTCACCATTCGCCGGTCGCGATCGAGCAGCCCGATGATTCCCAGTTTGCCGAGGTGAGTCATTGTTTCGCCGACTTGCTGACCCGATGCGGCATTCCAGAATCGCACGCGTCCGGATTGATCCTTGGAGACGACCGTTTGGTGATCGCGAAACCATCTCACGTCGACCAGCGGGTTTTGATTCCACCAAACGCTCATCAGACTGCCATCGATCGTGTTCCAGCAGCGAATCGATCCATCGGTGCTGGCCGACAGCAATGCGTTTCCATCGTGTGAAAACGCGACCTTGGTGACCGTATTGCAATGCCCTTTCAGATTGAATCGAGCTTTTCCACTGGCAAGATCCCAGACCTGGATGGTGCGGTGACCACCGGCGGCGACCAACGTTGCGTCGTTTGACAATGCCGTGCAGTGGATCCGGCCATCGGGATACTCCAGTACTCGATCGGTGCGGCCCGTTGCCGTGTCCCAGACGTGTATCTTTGCGTTCCATCCACCGCTGATTAATCGGTCGCCTTGCGGAGCAAAATGCACACCGGTCATGGCCGTCTTGCCAACGCCGGTAGGGGCATGGAAGTTCGAACGCTGCTTTCCGGAGTCCAGGTCGACGACCCGGACCTCGTTGTCCCATCCGCAAACGGCCAGCGACTGTCCGTCGGGGGCAAAGGCGAGATCGATGATCCGTTTGGGGGCGACGGAAATCTGCCGCTTCAGATTGCCGGTTGCCGCATCAAAGATTGCGATCGAACCGTCATCGCCTCCGCTGGCAATCATTGTTTCGTCCGGCGAAACGGCGACGGCTCGGACGGAGCGATGGTGAACGGCCGCCGTCCAGCGGTGGGTGAGCGTCCAATCATCGACCGCGTCGATGTCGGGTTCATGCTTGCGGACCCAACGCGCGTGGTGGATGCGTCCGTCATGACCGTTACCAGAACGGTCGCTCAGAACGTCGCCGGTCTGTTCATTAAAGTCGTACAGGGCCAGCGTGCTTGAATCATTTGCCAAATCAAGCGGCGGCTGAAAATCGGCGTTGTAGCGTGCGACGCTGGACAGCCGCACCTGATGGATCAGCCCGGAAAAGAACGTTTCGGGTTCATTGACCGCATTGTTGCCCGCTCCAAGGAACAAGTGCTGGACCGAAGGGCGATGTTCGTATTGAACCTTAACGCGATGCTTGGCGTGTCCGTCCACAAACAAACACACTTCACGACCGTCATAAACGCCCGCCAAGTGGACCGTACGCCCGAACTCGCTGTGTGGAGTTTTGGCGTGCCCCCATCCTTGCAGGTCACGGAAATAGAAATTCCAATTGCCTCGCTGTGACACGAGCGAAAAACCGGACGATTGCGTATTTGAAACCACGTGCCCGTCGTCAACGTTCCCAAATGGTGTGACAAACGCTTCAACGGTCATCGGAAACGACCCGTCATAACGGAACGACGGGATCGACACATAACTATCGATTCCGTTAAACGCCAACGCCGAATCGGCGGTGACGTCCGGCGGCACGCTGGCAGCCGTGGCACTGGCGGAGTTGGCTTTTGATTTGACGGAGTTTGGCTGCGGCGGGTCCGCCGGGGGCGGCAGATCGATCAACGACACGTGCATCACATGCTTTGTCCCACGCGCGACGTCGAAGGTGTTGGACGTGATGGAAACGCCGTCGATTTGCACGGCGAGTTTTGCACGGCCTTGGAACTCGACCGTTTCGATCGTAAACGGGCGGTCCAGTGGCACCTGCGTTCCGCCGATTTCGATCGCCAGCCGGTGCGGCCCCGGCGTCAGTCGCTGGGGCACCCCCAGCTCTTGCAGCTTGAATCGGTTGCCGTCGACGACGACGCCGAGATCGTTTTGCGACAGTTCGAATCGCACCGATCCGTGGTCGGTGCGTACGATCAGCACGACGGCCATTACGATCAGCAACAAAAGCGATAGGCCGACGGCGATCACGCGGGGCCAAGAGTGAACGAAGCGTCGCGCAGCGGTCGCATCGACTTGGGGCGGCTGTTCCGGTTGAAGCCAGTCGGAGAGCATCCGTGCCACTTCGCCCATCGACACATACCGGTCCTCGGCCCGCTTGGACATCATGGTCAGACAGATGGCTTCCAATTGCCGATCCAAATCTGGCAGGGTCTTGCTCGGCGGATCTGGATCATCGCGAAGTACGCCGCTCATGATCGTGCCCAGCGATCCTCGAAACGGCAGCCGGCCGGTTAGCAAGTGATAGAACACCACACCCAGGCTGTAGATGTCGGTCGCCGAGTGGATTTGATCGGCATTCGCCTTGACCTGCTCGGGCGACATGTATGCCGGTGTACCGATCAAGACCCCGTCGCGTGTCAGACGCGTCTGTTCGGGTTCCGTGGACAGCCTGGCCAATCCGAAATCCATCACGACCGGCTCGCCGAGTGAGCTGATCATGATGTTGGCCAGTTTCAAGTCGCGATGGATGATGCCACGTTGGTGGGCATAGTCGATCGCCTGGGCGATCTTGATGACCAAGGCGGCGGCCCGGCGTGGCTCCAGCCGGCCATGCAATCGCAAGTGGGTTTCCAGCGTTTCGCCGTCGACGTACTGCATCGCGATGTAGTCGATCGCGTCGACCCGTCCGATTTCGTAGATCGAGCACAGATTGGGATGCTCGGTGAGCTTTGACGCGGCCCGGGCCTCGGCCAAGAACCGGGTTCTGCACTCGACATCGCGGGGCGAATCGGTCACAAAAAGCGGCACTTTCAATGCCACACGTCGATCGTACAGTGAGGTGTCTTCGGCCAAGTAGACCGCGCCCATGCCGCCATCGGCGATCCGCCGGATGATTCGGTAGCGCCCAAACCGATCCGGCAGCTTTGGACGCTTCGGCGGAGTCGGCGGCAATTCACAGGATAGGTCGGACCGGCTGGTGTCCCCGCGCTGGATCTCCCGCGTATCCTGCGGTCGGCGCGGCAAGAAGGGCTGTAGCTCGGTCTCCAATTTCGGAAACCGCGTCAGGAATTCATCGGGATCCGGCGCGGCTCCGGTACCCGCACGTGCCTCGATTTCTGCGATGGCAAAATCCAGCGGTACGTCCTTCAGCTTCGCCACGTCGGGATACTGTCGCAGATAGTCTTCGACCTTGACCTGAACGCCATGTTCCCACTGTCGTTCAAGATCGATCAGGATCATCTCACGCAGCAGCGATTCGGCCAGCGGGCTGGTGAACCTCTCCAATCGCGCGGCAAACTCTGCGAGGGTGTCCGGGGACCAGTGCTCTTCGAATTCCAACAGGAACGCATCAAAGCGTGACCGTTGCTCATGCGACAGACCGGCGGCGGGATCGGCTTTAAAACTCATTGGACACTCAAACCAGACTGACCATGCAGAAATCCAGACGTTCTCGGTTTTCCCCGTAGCGGAACTCGCCAAGAGTTTCGTAGCGGAACTCGCCAAGAGTATTCGCCCGCCACAACGCGACTCCGATAGCGAAAGCCTTGTCGGCTTCGGCTACGCCCGGCGCCCGCAGCGCCCGAACGTTCCTGGCAACGTGCTATCGTTGCAATCGCGATGGTGCTCCGATCGAGACACGAGAATCGACCGTTTTTGAAAACTCACTCGTCCGTCTCGCCGATCTGGGATTCCAATTTCTCGCGGATTCGAAACAGCACTCGGTCGACCGTTCGCTTGGAAAGCCCCAAATCCCTGGCGATGTCAGCTTTTGCTTCACCGCGAAGGATGCGTTCCAAAATCTCGCCGTACTTTTCTTGTTCCAGCCACTGCGTCAGATCCTCCAGGATTTCCGACAGCACGATCGCCTCGACCGGCCCCGGTTCACGTGACATCGCGGCGACCAGCCAGGTCGCATTCGCTTCGCGCCCCGGGTCGCGCTGTTCGGCCGAATGACGTCGTCCCTGCGTCTGTGCTTTACGGACCGTGATGGTGACCAACAATCGCCAAATGTCTTCCGGATCGCGAATGTCGAATTCCCCCTGTTCGACACGACGAAAAAATGTGAACAAGGCGCTCTGCACGATGTCTTCGTCGTCCACCCTTCGCCGCACCTGGGCGCTCAGCAGATTTTGAGCGACTGCCATCAGCCGGGACGAATACTGACGCACCAAGACGCCCACGGCTTCCGAGTCGCCCTGGCGACATCGGATCAGCAATTCATCAAACGATTCGTTGGAATACAAGATCGCCCCCAAGGAGAAACCGTCCGGTACAGGTTCGCCATGAGTGTAATGTCTTGGGGTGGGTTGCTGCTATCCTGCAGAGGGGATGGTGGCTGGATTTCGGCGGTTTGTTGCCGGGATGCAGCAACACCGCGATCG containing:
- a CDS encoding cohesin domain-containing protein, coding for MKRRNVFRTRRQRTSLRRRLNRMTKRPRFESLEDRRVLAAFSGLITTDMTLTDPADPVTFTADTVIASGVKFEVGANVPVIIHDDVNISVDGMLTFNHSAGVEITDGSGGQNSGIVVNGSGTLDINDTDFTRRTVSNGFDRTRIAVLAGGKFMAADSRFDWDAITLEDGSLIADATATWVQGNEFNQTIRVPHTHLQDPSHLNANLRFEDIEILGGTLPSGESLNLNQIGTATTVDLRYVFPSGFEVQTNATLSINQDVSVLLREDQLFSVDGTLKFDNAAPFVVEDGFSGNASGISVSGTGTLDVINTDFARINSGNLQDIVRVNVDAGGRFKASDSQFDWDAINLAAGSVINDGATPWVVGNEFVQTISVPYQHLQDASRLSGNLRFEDIEILGGTLPSGEALNLNQIGTATTVDLRYVFPSGFEVQTNAMLSINQDVSVLLREDQLFSVDGTLKFDNAARLVVEDGYGGGEAGISVSGTGTLDVINTDFGRVNTGNLQDYIRINVAAGGAFKASDSLFDWDSIDLADGSLISGGSNPWVLRNEFLQPISLPYRHLQVASHLSDNLRFEDVAILDGSLPVGESLNLNQIGTATAADLRYIFPSGFTIREDALLSINEGVRTLLKENQQFNVDGTLRFDHAASLLIEDGYGVQTSGISVGATGSLDVVNTDFTRVNTGNASDKVRIFVRGNFHAEKSRLAWDQIEVDPAGSITLDRNEVDTPIQIDGSARTNIRINDFSNLLSNNTGIVLVGDPNGEVDLRYNYWGTTTPQQIDAKIMHQIDDADRPLAVYLPALPAPRAGFGEITGTKFNDLNNNGRRDAGEPGLGGVRMYVDINNDGQHDPGEPFSISAADDPNTTDVDETGNYRIIDLIEGSHVVREVVPTGYEQTFPVVDAVATTIGFDGIGPESGVTLPGVSDFQLAGAEFSGGTILNSGVPELNASGLFAYEVTSEEASVQFDRLIDSARFFFVHAGTTAATATAYGIDGAVLGQVTSQLATTNADPANFVTLDPGAPISRIVFGGGVIDQFTFTSTASDQSHLVHVGDEEVVGGIDFGNFQVTPTLVVTQFMATNNGFVAHFNHSLDDNDLNLYDGFDQSLGAADVVLQGATSGTVRGSLVLGDAGRTVTFIRTGGPLVPDHYTVTLRSAADGFNDDQGDLLDGNEDGTAGDDFSRTFEIATPAAEGVTLGIADFARGAGQDVHLPRNGDVGIPVTLSTGHDVSSVDFELAFDPTLLTVSGFHTDIAGAAAAFNLVAPGLARVTVSSPREFSAADGAFELGRFTASVPTSAPYTAKHVLDIRAAAVRDSAPLPALRPTRDDDGLHVAAYAGDSNASRSYTGGDVTHLQRVIVGLATGFADYKLADPRVIADIDHGGDLTGGDATLLQRVIIGVPVDQVPPIPGGVAPPPPSGPDPLIYLPTDLQASPTTTVSAPVMLKVTESDGITLSSVDLVIEFDPDKFDVANFRLGDLLQDAGFSDPAVNTQQEGIIRITMSTAGSTVLLPMDTTGSLLEFDMTVKSDAVYGASPINLRANFIDAISRTTTGVTDASVEELTLAPAPTNDSDDPVDGSIKVMPGVRQIVVNDGANNRSQITSLTIRFNTILDHATLDDAFELLNLDRNQSVGTIHVSAVDDIDQGQTVATLTFDGASTVPRSGSGAYGNSLADGNYHLVIRPEFVSQLGSGDEMTAPYSFGESPVDSFFRFYGDTDGDRDVDGQDYGRFGLSFLRNSSDPSFDPSMDSDGDGDVDGQDYGRFGLNFLKRV
- a CDS encoding protein kinase domain-containing protein; translated protein: MSFKADPAAGLSHEQRSRFDAFLLEFEEHWSPDTLAEFAARLERFTSPLAESLLREMILIDLERQWEHGVQVKVEDYLRQYPDVAKLKDVPLDFAIAEIEARAGTGAAPDPDEFLTRFPKLETELQPFLPRRPQDTREIQRGDTSRSDLSCELPPTPPKRPKLPDRFGRYRIIRRIADGGMGAVYLAEDTSLYDRRVALKVPLFVTDSPRDVECRTRFLAEARAASKLTEHPNLCSIYEIGRVDAIDYIAMQYVDGETLETHLRLHGRLEPRRAAALVIKIAQAIDYAHQRGIIHRDLKLANIMISSLGEPVVMDFGLARLSTEPEQTRLTRDGVLIGTPAYMSPEQVKANADQIHSATDIYSLGVVFYHLLTGRLPFRGSLGTIMSGVLRDDPDPPSKTLPDLDRQLEAICLTMMSKRAEDRYVSMGEVARMLSDWLQPEQPPQVDATAARRFVHSWPRVIAVGLSLLLLIVMAVVLIVRTDHGSVRFELSQNDLGVVVDGNRFKLQELGVPQRLTPGPHRLAIEIGGTQVPLDRPFTIETVEFQGRAKLAVQIDGVSITSNTFDVARGTKHVMHVSLIDLPPPADPPQPNSVKSKANSASATAASVPPDVTADSALAFNGIDSYVSIPSFRYDGSFPMTVEAFVTPFGNVDDGHVVSNTQSSGFSLVSQRGNWNFYFRDLQGWGHAKTPHSEFGRTVHLAGVYDGREVCLFVDGHAKHRVKVQYEHRPSVQHLFLGAGNNAVNEPETFFSGLIHQVRLSSVARYNADFQPPLDLANDSSTLALYDFNEQTGDVLSDRSGNGHDGRIHHARWVRKHEPDIDAVDDWTLTHRWTAAVHHRSVRAVAVSPDETMIASGGDDGSIAIFDAATGNLKRQISVAPKRIIDLAFAPDGQSLAVCGWDNEVRVVDLDSGKQRSNFHAPTGVGKTAMTGVHFAPQGDRLISGGWNAKIHVWDTATGRTDRVLEYPDGRIHCTALSNDATLVAAGGHRTIQVWDLASGKARFNLKGHCNTVTKVAFSHDGNALLSASTDGSIRCWNTIDGSLMSVWWNQNPLVDVRWFRDHQTVVSKDQSGRVRFWNAASGQQVGETMTHLGKLGIIGLLDRDRRMVTCGDRGLVKMWEITKTQRPFVADAPRSPSGPEADQNHVLYCDGVSSHVRIPKFRYDGTHPITIETWLRLPSLTTNPSDHRPGVISQNDGRGINLLLMERGFFQCGAAGCGDVIADTVAATDRWTHVAFTYDSSTLALFVDGKLQYRKTSSEPFAAGEKDFIIAADPTTATGVSRHLRALFDEIRFSKTVRYRQDFQPPRRHRKDSETILLYHFDDRSHETAIDATGNGFDGQIHRGRVIAAGTPPPGFSRPADAVSTMNEPLKSFDTAFDSVSKETPTAVKDYDNAFRSREPEPVRWHADGQLNIKSGGGSKAWNVIGMRRGLLEVTGRAANQETSWMVNLTNVSLRRGIRIVVRSDGQIRFGQSLFQFTPQVAERLLTTVATDTIRHVNRLGLAVDRRSVQVFWNGSSISDPITLDYDLTPCTVALGNHGSGHSQFDAVRYWRPFDARNEDWRP
- a CDS encoding RNA polymerase sigma factor; the encoded protein is MGAILYSNESFDELLIRCRQGDSEAVGVLVRQYSSRLMAVAQNLLSAQVRRRVDDEDIVQSALFTFFRRVEQGEFDIRDPEDIWRLLVTITVRKAQTQGRRHSAEQRDPGREANATWLVAAMSREPGPVEAIVLSEILEDLTQWLEQEKYGEILERILRGEAKADIARDLGLSKRTVDRVLFRIREKLESQIGETDE